In Desulfofundulus kuznetsovii DSM 6115, the following are encoded in one genomic region:
- a CDS encoding metal-sensitive transcriptional regulator — translation MERNKEDLLSRLKKIEGQIRGIQKMIEEDRYCVDILLQISATRAALQKVALSLLRSHTRGCVARAIRQNRGDEVIDELMQVLDQFTR, via the coding sequence GTGGAAAGAAACAAGGAAGACCTCTTAAGCCGCCTCAAAAAAATTGAGGGGCAGATTCGCGGCATTCAAAAGATGATTGAGGAAGACCGCTACTGTGTGGATATCCTCCTGCAGATCAGTGCCACCCGGGCGGCACTGCAAAAGGTGGCCCTCTCCCTTTTGCGGAGTCACACCCGGGGTTGCGTGGCCCGGGCCATCCGCCAGAACCGGGGTGACGAGGTCATCGATGAGCTCATGCAGGTACTGGATCAGTTCACCAGATAA